In Gordonia iterans, the following proteins share a genomic window:
- a CDS encoding integrase core domain-containing protein, with translation MSSRPPLAGRGVSRIAGTTGANTSIPGMCRRRRTSTNAITAIERALADYEQSYDHPLAETCPREPGRGLEPAATIVTYNGGPFRSFRFEAFVTAHPELRHVGTRVRSPGQNGSRERGFGSLKYERLFLEEIDDVLAVVKHADAYRVEHNTVRPHEAIAWNRPIQIHPGLVGPRIPNFPRDRKPANYLTRDTTTQQRPRPGVFDQRLWYPSHPN, from the coding sequence GTGAGTTCGAGACCACCGCTGGCGGGACGTGGCGTATCGCGGATTGCCGGGACTACTGGAGCAAATACGAGCATCCCTGGCATGTGTCGCCGACGGCGAACCAGCACGAACGCGATCACCGCGATCGAGCGCGCTTTGGCCGACTACGAGCAGTCGTACGACCACCCGCTGGCCGAAACGTGCCCACGCGAGCCCGGCCGTGGTCTCGAGCCCGCGGCGACGATCGTGACCTACAACGGCGGCCCGTTCCGGTCGTTCCGCTTCGAGGCGTTCGTCACCGCACACCCCGAACTGCGCCACGTCGGTACCCGAGTCAGGTCGCCGGGCCAGAACGGCTCGCGCGAACGCGGTTTCGGGTCGCTGAAGTACGAGCGACTGTTCCTCGAGGAGATCGATGACGTCTTGGCCGTGGTGAAGCACGCTGACGCCTACCGGGTCGAGCACAACACCGTCCGGCCGCACGAAGCCATCGCTTGGAACCGGCCGATCCAGATCCACCCTGGCCTGGTCGGCCCTCGGATCCCCAACTTTCCCCGAGACCGAAAACCTGCCAACTACTTGACACGGGACACGACGACGCAGCAGCGGCCTCGTCCAGGAGTGTTCGATCAACGGCTCTGGTATCCCTCACACCCGAATTGA
- a CDS encoding TetR/AcrR family transcriptional regulator: MTTRDQADTRTGPAAPHSATGEQDADLDQADPRLARSRARLLDAATHLLATGGIDAVTIDAVTRTSKVARTTLYRHFGSSTHLLAATFERLLPRVDTPPDDGPVREQLIALLTAQADLIENAPLQLTTLSWLAMGSITPDPGAPPDSGAVTSLRAQVIRRYREPFDHILTSPEARAHLGDLDTTFVIIQLLGPIVFARLTGLHSIDHHDCARLVDDFLTAHHNHNTRK; this comes from the coding sequence ATGACCACCCGCGACCAGGCCGACACCCGCACCGGACCCGCCGCGCCCCACTCCGCCACCGGCGAGCAGGACGCGGATCTCGATCAGGCCGATCCGCGGTTGGCGCGCTCGCGGGCACGGTTGCTCGACGCGGCCACCCATCTGCTGGCCACCGGCGGTATCGACGCGGTCACCATCGACGCGGTCACCCGCACCTCGAAAGTCGCGCGCACCACCCTCTACCGGCACTTCGGCAGCAGCACCCACCTGCTCGCGGCCACCTTCGAACGCCTACTCCCACGCGTGGACACCCCACCCGACGACGGGCCCGTGCGCGAGCAGTTGATCGCGTTGCTCACCGCCCAAGCCGACCTGATCGAGAACGCTCCCCTCCAGCTGACCACCCTGTCCTGGCTGGCCATGGGATCCATTACCCCCGACCCCGGCGCACCCCCTGACTCGGGCGCGGTCACCTCCCTGCGCGCCCAGGTCATCCGCCGCTACCGCGAACCGTTCGACCACATCCTCACCAGCCCTGAGGCCCGCGCCCACCTCGGCGACCTCGACACCACCTTCGTCATCATCCAGCTGCTGGGCCCGATCGTCTTCGCTCGCCTCACCGGGCTGCACAGCATCGACCACCACGACTGCGCACGCCTGGTCGACGATTTCCTCACCGCCCACCACAACCACAACACCCGCAAGTAA
- a CDS encoding MFS transporter: MLTVSCLAVALVVAAMAALYSALPLIAVATGATQSQLTWIVDGYTLILACLVLPAGAVGDRYGRRVVLIAGLAVFSVASALPLLMSGPVWLIAARAAAGAGAALVMPSTLSILTAGLPEAHRGRAVGVWAGVAGSGAVLGILGSGLLLARWSWESVFVGLTVAGVVLAALACTIAESREREHPPVDWVGAVAVAIAIAAIVFACVEIPARGWLDPLVTPTLALGVAAAVVFVIMELRVAAPLLDVRLFARRGFGAGSLSVTIQFLVTFGVFLLLVQYLQLILGYGPLGSALGLVPMAVPLVAISVIAPWLSSRVGLRAMTVTGLLAIATGLFLVSRLTLAADYPDLLWPLLILSAGLGLCTAPATYAIVADTPVAKHGVAAAVNDAAREIGAAIGIAVSGSVLAAGYTHHIQPALPQLPEPARGPVADSLAAALQVADRAGPAAQPLAEFAKTAFVHGSTQAALALAAITAAGALALAILAPGRTPRPTPTTTTTTTTTTVREPASTLQDPHS, encoded by the coding sequence ATGCTGACGGTGTCGTGCCTGGCGGTGGCGCTGGTCGTCGCGGCGATGGCTGCACTGTATTCGGCGTTGCCGCTGATCGCGGTCGCGACCGGGGCGACCCAATCGCAGCTGACCTGGATCGTCGACGGCTACACCCTGATCCTGGCGTGCCTGGTCCTGCCCGCCGGCGCGGTGGGTGACCGCTACGGGCGCCGCGTCGTGCTGATCGCGGGCCTGGCGGTGTTCTCCGTGGCCTCGGCGCTGCCGCTGCTCATGTCGGGGCCGGTGTGGCTGATCGCGGCCCGCGCGGCGGCGGGCGCGGGCGCGGCACTGGTGATGCCCTCGACCCTGTCGATCCTGACCGCGGGGCTGCCCGAAGCGCATCGCGGGCGCGCGGTCGGGGTGTGGGCTGGGGTCGCCGGGTCCGGTGCGGTGCTCGGGATCCTCGGCTCGGGACTGCTGCTGGCGCGGTGGTCGTGGGAATCGGTGTTCGTGGGACTGACCGTGGCCGGGGTGGTGCTGGCCGCGCTGGCGTGCACCATCGCCGAATCCCGCGAGCGGGAACACCCGCCGGTGGACTGGGTGGGCGCGGTGGCGGTGGCGATCGCGATCGCGGCGATCGTGTTCGCCTGCGTCGAGATCCCCGCGCGCGGCTGGCTCGACCCGCTCGTGACCCCCACCCTCGCGCTCGGTGTCGCCGCGGCGGTGGTGTTCGTGATCATGGAGTTGCGGGTCGCCGCGCCGCTGCTGGATGTGCGGTTGTTCGCCCGGCGGGGGTTCGGGGCCGGGTCACTGTCGGTGACCATCCAGTTCCTGGTCACCTTCGGGGTGTTCCTGCTGCTGGTGCAATACCTGCAATTGATCCTCGGGTACGGGCCGCTCGGTTCGGCGCTGGGCCTGGTGCCGATGGCGGTGCCGCTGGTGGCGATCTCGGTGATCGCGCCGTGGCTGTCGAGCCGGGTCGGGCTGCGGGCGATGACCGTCACCGGGCTGCTCGCCATCGCGACCGGACTCTTCCTGGTGAGCCGGTTGACCCTGGCCGCCGACTACCCAGACCTGTTGTGGCCGTTGCTGATCCTGAGCGCCGGGCTGGGATTGTGCACCGCCCCGGCCACCTACGCCATCGTCGCCGACACCCCCGTGGCCAAACACGGTGTCGCCGCCGCCGTCAACGACGCCGCCCGCGAGATCGGCGCGGCCATCGGAATCGCCGTATCCGGCAGCGTGCTCGCCGCCGGATACACCCACCACATCCAACCCGCCCTGCCCCAGCTGCCCGAACCCGCTCGCGGCCCGGTCGCCGACTCCCTCGCCGCCGCCCTGCAGGTCGCCGACCGCGCCGGACCCGCCGCCCAGCCACTGGCCGAATTCGCCAAGACCGCGTTCGTACACGGCAGCACCCAGGCCGCGCTCGCGCTGGCGGCCATCACCGCGGCCGGAGCACTCGCGCTGGCCATCCTCGCCCCCGGACGCACACCCCGGCCCACCCCCACCACGACCACGACCACGACCACGACCACGGTGCGCGAACCGGCATCCACACTGCAGGACCCCCACAGCTGA
- a CDS encoding universal stress protein produces MTAYHTILVDTDGSDRSYRVIDHAAELARASHARLLILCARHDIDAHTLGPDLDRLGPDAYQLRGTTPTDTILRTARHHATAHGATDITTHILAPPTLHALLHLAATTGTDLIVTGHPHRHPLLARWLPSLPIELARHAHCDILIVHAPPDNPPHLPPNPADRHSTTVP; encoded by the coding sequence ATGACGGCCTACCACACCATCCTCGTCGACACCGACGGCTCCGACCGCTCCTACCGGGTGATCGACCACGCCGCCGAACTCGCCCGCGCCAGCCACGCCCGCCTGCTCATCCTGTGCGCCCGCCACGACATCGACGCCCACACCCTCGGCCCCGACCTCGACCGGCTCGGACCCGACGCCTACCAACTCCGCGGCACCACCCCCACCGACACGATCCTGCGCACCGCCCGCCACCACGCCACCGCCCACGGCGCCACCGACATCACCACCCACATCCTGGCCCCACCCACCCTGCACGCCCTGCTGCACCTGGCCGCCACCACCGGCACCGACCTCATCGTCACCGGCCACCCCCACCGCCACCCGCTGCTGGCCCGCTGGCTACCCAGCCTGCCCATCGAACTCGCCCGCCACGCCCACTGCGACATCCTCATCGTCCACGCCCCGCCCGACAATCCACCCCACCTGCCACCGAACCCCGCAGACCGGCACTCGACGACTGTCCCGTAA
- a CDS encoding recombinase family protein: protein MGEPFRVGYCRCSTDEQDVEIQTDQLLTLGVPRDRIFIDTGFSGTTRRNRTGLDNALAAVTSAAAAVSGRQVVLTTTKFDRFARNMAEAGEILTDLRKRDVLFGLGSSVYDWNDPFGKLFLQTLAMVAEFEANLGHLRTREGMAKARAKGRLKGKQPKLPLAARKTIHRRYHDPGDDASLADLAEEYSVGRSTIHRIISSPAPPRI, encoded by the coding sequence ATGGGTGAACCGTTCCGCGTCGGATACTGCCGTTGCTCCACCGATGAACAAGACGTCGAGATCCAAACCGACCAACTCCTCACTCTCGGCGTTCCACGCGACCGGATCTTCATCGACACCGGGTTCTCCGGCACCACCCGCCGCAACCGCACGGGCCTCGACAACGCGCTCGCCGCAGTGACCTCGGCAGCGGCGGCCGTCAGCGGGCGGCAGGTCGTGCTGACCACAACGAAATTCGACCGATTCGCCCGCAACATGGCCGAAGCCGGAGAAATCCTCACCGACCTGCGCAAGCGCGATGTCCTGTTCGGGCTCGGCAGCTCCGTCTACGACTGGAACGACCCGTTCGGCAAACTCTTCCTGCAAACCCTGGCCATGGTCGCCGAATTCGAGGCCAACCTGGGCCACCTGCGCACCCGTGAAGGCATGGCCAAGGCCCGCGCCAAGGGCCGCCTCAAGGGCAAACAGCCGAAACTGCCTCTCGCAGCACGCAAAACGATCCACCGCCGCTACCACGACCCCGGCGACGACGCCAGCCTGGCCGACCTCGCCGAGGAATACAGCGTCGGTCGCTCCACCATCCACCGCATCATCAGCAGCCCCGCCCCACCCCGCATCTGA
- a CDS encoding helix-turn-helix domain-containing protein: MLFSARLLPEPQLARRKLSVGELADRVGITPANLAVLKNGRAKAIRFSTLAALCEALDCQPGDLLRWTPDAEPPL; this comes from the coding sequence GTGTTGTTTTCCGCGCGATTACTACCGGAACCCCAACTGGCGCGACGGAAACTGTCCGTCGGCGAACTCGCCGACCGGGTCGGCATCACGCCGGCGAACCTCGCGGTGTTGAAGAACGGCCGTGCGAAGGCGATCCGCTTCAGCACCCTCGCGGCGCTGTGCGAGGCCCTCGACTGTCAGCCCGGCGACCTGCTGCGCTGGACTCCGGATGCCGAACCGCCCTTGTGA
- a CDS encoding acyl-CoA dehydrogenase family protein — protein MTRDDDLSSDLPLSSDLRAVLDGRWAASRDVVRRYIEEAGLVPLSGVPLPDYRARMLDLMKQMVPLGFPAQGFASPDGPSDPGAAVTAIETLGYGDLSLMVKAGVQWGLFGGAIENLGTQSHHERFRQGLIDLDVLGCFAMTETGHGSNVQALETTATYLPDTQEFEIHSPTPSSRKDYIGGAAEHAQYGAVFAQLITGGPGETPHSRGVHCFVVPLRDENGDDLPGVTTSDCGYKGGLPGVDNGRIMFDRVRVPRSALLNRYADVADDGTYSSPIESDNRRFFTMLGTLIRGRVTVGASGGAAGRLALTLAVEYALKRRQFSGPGDEGSELLLLDYRAHQRRLLPLVARAYAFAIAQNEVTEQLHEIQVLDPDDVDPRELRRLEAKAAGIKAGHTTLASRAAIEARTACGGAGYMAENRLPLIRDDLDVFTTFEGDNLVMTQLAAKQLLTDYADEVDGLDAGGWVRFVAGMARDVAAEKTGIRQLVQTMLDASDETPDDSDLTDADTQLALFQGREDHLVRTAAARMRRAGDDDTDAFEVFTATQDHLIKAGEAHIERIVLEAFQAAIDRLDEGSAVRETLQTVRDLFVYSALEADLGWFLMHRYVSVERAKAIRRGVNELCERLRPIAGDLVEAFGIPEVARNVPMLTSLAATVPS, from the coding sequence ATGACCCGAGACGACGATCTCTCCTCCGATCTGCCCCTGTCTTCCGATCTGCGCGCGGTGCTCGACGGCCGGTGGGCGGCCAGCCGGGACGTGGTGCGCCGGTACATCGAGGAAGCCGGCCTGGTGCCCCTGTCCGGTGTGCCCCTGCCCGACTACCGCGCACGGATGCTCGACCTGATGAAGCAGATGGTGCCCCTCGGCTTCCCGGCGCAGGGCTTCGCTTCGCCCGACGGTCCTTCCGATCCGGGTGCGGCCGTCACCGCGATCGAGACCCTCGGATATGGGGACCTCTCGCTGATGGTCAAGGCCGGCGTCCAGTGGGGCCTGTTCGGGGGCGCGATCGAGAACCTCGGCACGCAGTCGCACCATGAGCGCTTCCGCCAGGGGCTGATCGATCTGGACGTCCTCGGCTGCTTCGCGATGACCGAGACCGGTCACGGGTCCAACGTGCAGGCGCTGGAGACCACGGCCACCTACCTGCCCGACACGCAAGAGTTCGAGATTCACTCCCCGACTCCGTCGTCGCGCAAGGACTACATCGGCGGCGCCGCCGAACACGCGCAGTACGGCGCGGTCTTCGCGCAGCTGATCACCGGCGGCCCCGGCGAGACGCCGCACAGCCGCGGCGTGCACTGCTTCGTGGTCCCCCTCCGCGACGAGAACGGCGACGATCTGCCGGGCGTCACCACCTCGGACTGCGGCTACAAGGGCGGACTGCCGGGCGTGGACAACGGCCGGATCATGTTCGACCGCGTCCGGGTCCCGCGCTCGGCGCTGCTCAACCGGTATGCCGACGTCGCCGACGACGGTACGTACTCCAGCCCGATCGAGTCGGACAACCGCCGCTTCTTCACCATGCTCGGCACCCTGATCCGGGGGCGCGTCACCGTCGGCGCCTCCGGTGGCGCGGCCGGACGCCTCGCCCTGACCCTGGCCGTCGAGTACGCCCTGAAGCGCCGTCAGTTCAGCGGCCCCGGAGACGAGGGCAGCGAGCTGCTGCTGCTGGACTACCGGGCCCACCAGCGCCGGCTGCTCCCGCTGGTCGCCCGGGCGTATGCCTTCGCGATCGCCCAGAACGAGGTGACCGAGCAACTGCACGAGATCCAGGTGCTCGACCCCGACGACGTCGACCCGCGGGAGCTCCGGCGCCTGGAGGCCAAGGCCGCCGGTATCAAGGCCGGCCACACCACCCTGGCGTCGCGCGCCGCGATCGAGGCCCGGACCGCATGCGGCGGCGCCGGCTACATGGCGGAGAACCGCCTGCCGCTGATCCGCGACGACCTGGACGTCTTCACGACCTTCGAGGGCGACAACCTGGTGATGACCCAGCTCGCCGCCAAACAGCTGCTCACCGACTACGCCGACGAGGTCGACGGCCTCGACGCCGGCGGCTGGGTCCGCTTCGTCGCCGGGATGGCCCGCGACGTGGCAGCCGAGAAGACCGGCATCCGGCAGTTGGTGCAGACCATGCTGGACGCCTCCGACGAGACTCCGGACGACAGCGACCTGACCGACGCCGACACGCAGCTCGCCCTGTTCCAGGGGCGCGAGGACCATCTGGTGCGCACCGCCGCCGCCCGCATGCGGCGTGCCGGCGACGACGACACCGATGCCTTCGAGGTCTTCACCGCCACCCAGGACCACCTGATCAAGGCGGGCGAGGCGCACATCGAGCGAATCGTCCTGGAGGCCTTCCAGGCCGCAATCGACCGGCTCGACGAGGGCTCAGCGGTGCGCGAGACGCTCCAGACGGTGCGCGACCTGTTCGTCTACTCCGCGCTGGAAGCCGATCTGGGCTGGTTCCTGATGCACCGCTATGTCTCGGTGGAGCGGGCCAAGGCGATCCGCCGCGGCGTCAACGAGCTGTGCGAACGGCTCCGTCCGATCGCCGGCGATCTGGTGGAGGCCTTCGGCATCCCCGAGGTGGCACGGAACGTTCCGATGCTGACCAGCCTTGCCGCGACAGTCCCATCGTGA
- a CDS encoding acyl-CoA thioesterase — translation MPSIEDILTIERIDDDIYRGGVFPSVLRRTFGGQVAGQALVAATKTVAPEFAVHSLHGYFLRPGKADQPAIFLVDRIRDGRSFVTRRVTGVQNGEAIFSMSASFHVTGDEGLEHQDAVPPAVDPETLLDRRDVGSDAERSLFQEWENFDIRIVPRDQLVLAGGLAAQQRVWFRYRHALPDDQLLHVCTLAYMSDMTLLGSAKVPHPGAQAQTASLDHAMWFLRPFRTDDWLLYDQTSPSSSGGRSLTQGRIFDRAGRMVAAVTQEGLTRTNVPADQVSIMKADS, via the coding sequence GTGCCGAGTATCGAAGACATCCTGACGATCGAACGGATCGACGACGACATCTATCGCGGGGGAGTGTTCCCGAGTGTGCTGCGCCGGACCTTCGGCGGTCAGGTCGCCGGACAAGCGCTGGTCGCCGCGACCAAGACGGTCGCACCGGAGTTCGCGGTGCATTCGCTGCACGGGTACTTCCTGCGGCCCGGGAAGGCCGACCAACCGGCGATCTTCCTGGTGGACCGGATCCGTGATGGGCGCTCGTTCGTGACGCGCCGGGTCACCGGCGTCCAGAACGGGGAAGCGATCTTCTCGATGTCGGCGTCGTTTCACGTCACCGGGGACGAGGGCCTCGAACACCAGGACGCCGTGCCGCCGGCCGTCGACCCGGAGACGCTGCTGGATCGCCGCGACGTCGGATCCGACGCCGAGCGCTCGCTGTTCCAGGAGTGGGAGAACTTCGACATCCGCATCGTGCCCCGTGATCAGCTGGTGCTGGCCGGCGGCCTGGCCGCACAGCAGCGCGTGTGGTTCCGCTACCGCCACGCACTGCCCGACGACCAGCTGCTGCACGTGTGCACCCTCGCCTACATGAGCGACATGACGCTGCTGGGCTCGGCCAAGGTTCCGCACCCGGGCGCGCAGGCGCAGACCGCGTCGCTCGACCACGCCATGTGGTTCCTGCGGCCGTTCCGCACCGATGACTGGCTGCTCTACGACCAGACCTCACCGTCGTCGAGCGGCGGGCGCTCGCTGACGCAGGGACGGATCTTCGACCGCGCCGGGCGGATGGTGGCCGCGGTGACCCAGGAAGGTCTCACCCGCACCAACGTGCCCGCCGACCAGGTCTCGATCATGAAAGCCGATTCGTGA
- the pdxT gene encoding pyridoxal 5'-phosphate synthase glutaminase subunit PdxT — MTAVVGVLALQGDVREHVDALTACGVRAVPVRRESELHAVDGLVIPGGESTTMSKLLGVFELDDPLRQALRDGLPAYGSCAGMILLASRILDTRADARHLDALDVTVRRNAFGRQVESFETDLDFAGITDEPGADPLRAVFIRAPWVEEAGPDTTILATVPAGPAAGRIVAVRQNGVLATSFHPEVTGDLRVHQYFVDMVKEGRAS, encoded by the coding sequence GTGACCGCGGTGGTCGGCGTCCTCGCCCTGCAGGGCGACGTGCGCGAGCACGTCGACGCGCTGACGGCCTGCGGGGTGCGGGCCGTTCCGGTGCGGCGGGAGAGCGAACTGCACGCCGTCGACGGTCTGGTGATCCCCGGCGGAGAGTCGACGACGATGAGCAAGCTCCTCGGTGTGTTCGAGCTGGACGACCCGCTGCGCCAGGCGCTCCGGGACGGGTTGCCGGCATACGGCTCGTGCGCAGGCATGATTCTGCTCGCATCGCGGATTCTGGACACGCGGGCCGACGCCCGGCACCTGGATGCGCTCGACGTCACCGTGCGGCGCAACGCCTTCGGCCGCCAGGTCGAGTCCTTCGAGACCGATCTGGATTTCGCGGGCATCACGGACGAACCCGGTGCAGACCCGCTGCGTGCGGTCTTCATCCGCGCGCCGTGGGTGGAGGAGGCCGGTCCCGACACGACGATCCTGGCCACCGTGCCCGCCGGGCCGGCGGCGGGGCGTATCGTCGCTGTGCGGCAGAACGGCGTGCTGGCCACGTCGTTTCATCCCGAGGTCACCGGCGACCTGCGGGTCCATCAGTACTTCGTCGACATGGTCAAGGAAGGGAGAGCCTCATGA
- a CDS encoding YebC/PmpR family DNA-binding transcriptional regulator, producing the protein MSGHSKWATTKHKKAAIDAKRGKMFAKLIKNIEVAARTGGGDPAGNPTLFDAIQKAKKSSVPNDNIERARKRGGGEEAGGADWQNITYEGYGPSGVALLIECLTDNRNRAATEVRTAMTRNGGNMADPGSVSYLFTRKGVVTLPKGEQTEDDVLLAVLDAGAEEVNDLGEAFEVVSEPGDLVAVRTALQEAGIDYDSAEPDFRASVEVAVDADGARKVMKLIDALEDSDDVQNVYSNVDISDEVLAELEDD; encoded by the coding sequence ATGAGTGGACACTCCAAATGGGCTACCACCAAGCACAAGAAGGCCGCCATCGATGCCAAGCGCGGCAAGATGTTCGCCAAGCTCATCAAGAACATCGAGGTCGCCGCGCGCACGGGCGGCGGTGATCCGGCGGGCAATCCGACACTCTTCGACGCCATTCAGAAAGCGAAGAAGTCGTCGGTGCCCAACGACAACATCGAGCGCGCCCGCAAGCGCGGCGGCGGCGAAGAGGCCGGCGGCGCCGACTGGCAGAACATCACCTACGAGGGCTACGGTCCGAGCGGGGTGGCCCTGCTGATCGAGTGTCTCACCGACAATCGCAACCGCGCCGCCACGGAGGTGCGCACCGCGATGACCCGCAACGGCGGGAACATGGCCGATCCCGGTTCGGTGAGCTATCTCTTCACCCGCAAGGGCGTGGTGACTCTGCCCAAGGGCGAGCAGACCGAGGACGACGTGCTCCTGGCCGTGCTCGATGCCGGCGCCGAGGAGGTGAACGACCTCGGGGAGGCGTTCGAGGTGGTGTCCGAACCCGGTGACCTGGTCGCGGTGCGCACCGCGCTGCAGGAGGCCGGCATCGACTACGACTCGGCCGAGCCCGACTTCCGCGCCTCGGTCGAGGTGGCCGTCGACGCGGACGGCGCTCGCAAGGTGATGAAGCTGATCGACGCGCTCGAAGACTCCGACGACGTCCAGAACGTCTACAGCAACGTCGACATCAGCGACGAGGTCCTCGCCGAACTCGAGGACGACTAG
- the ruvC gene encoding crossover junction endodeoxyribonuclease RuvC: MRVMGVDPGLTRCGIALVESGSGRTVTALDVDVVRTPASMELPDRLSAIYAAAQHWMDTHAPDVVAVERVFAQRQVSTAMGTAQAAGVIALAAAHRDVPVRFHTPSEVKAAVTGSGRADKAQVTMMVTRILGMQQAPKPADAADALALAICHCWRGPVNERMEAAAAKARLAQEAHRRRLEAARREQARRHEKVVGQ; encoded by the coding sequence GTGCGTGTCATGGGAGTGGACCCGGGATTGACCCGGTGCGGCATCGCCCTGGTCGAGTCCGGGTCCGGTCGCACGGTCACCGCGCTCGACGTCGACGTCGTCCGCACGCCCGCCTCGATGGAGTTGCCAGACCGGCTGAGCGCGATCTACGCCGCCGCCCAGCACTGGATGGACACGCACGCCCCGGACGTCGTCGCCGTGGAGCGGGTGTTCGCGCAGCGCCAGGTCAGCACCGCGATGGGGACCGCGCAGGCCGCGGGGGTGATCGCCCTGGCCGCAGCCCACCGCGACGTGCCGGTCCGCTTCCACACTCCGAGTGAGGTGAAGGCCGCCGTCACCGGTTCCGGCCGCGCCGACAAGGCTCAGGTCACGATGATGGTCACCCGAATCCTGGGCATGCAGCAGGCCCCCAAGCCCGCGGATGCCGCCGACGCGCTGGCGCTGGCCATCTGCCACTGCTGGCGCGGTCCGGTCAACGAACGGATGGAAGCCGCGGCCGCGAAGGCCCGCCTCGCGCAGGAGGCGCATCGCCGGCGTCTCGAGGCAGCGCGGCGGGAGCAGGCACGACGACACGAGAAGGTGGTGGGCCAGTGA
- the ruvA gene encoding Holliday junction branch migration protein RuvA: protein MIASVSGEVIDIALDHVVVECAGVGYRVLATPPTLATLRRGERTRLMTAMIVREDSMTLYGFIDPDARELFGVLQTVTGVGPRLAMATLAVLEPDRLRRALADSDTKALTSVPGIGKRVAERLVVELRDKVGAPAGEPGAALPGTAAGIGAQVAEALVGLGFADAAAQKAVTEVLAAQPEADSQTALRAALSALGPRR, encoded by the coding sequence GTGATCGCCTCGGTCTCCGGCGAGGTCATCGACATCGCACTCGATCACGTGGTGGTCGAATGCGCGGGCGTGGGATACCGGGTGCTGGCGACGCCCCCGACCCTGGCGACTCTGCGTCGAGGCGAACGCACCCGGCTGATGACGGCGATGATCGTCCGCGAGGACTCGATGACTCTCTACGGGTTCATCGATCCGGACGCGCGCGAACTCTTCGGGGTGTTGCAGACGGTGACCGGCGTCGGGCCGCGGCTGGCGATGGCGACCCTGGCGGTGCTGGAACCGGACCGGCTTCGCCGCGCCCTGGCCGACTCGGACACTAAGGCGCTGACCTCGGTCCCGGGCATCGGTAAGCGGGTGGCCGAGCGGCTCGTCGTCGAACTCCGGGACAAGGTCGGGGCGCCGGCCGGCGAGCCGGGCGCCGCGCTGCCGGGAACCGCCGCCGGTATCGGTGCGCAGGTCGCCGAAGCGCTCGTGGGCCTCGGTTTCGCCGATGCCGCCGCCCAGAAGGCGGTCACCGAGGTGCTCGCCGCCCAGCCGGAGGCGGACTCGCAGACGGCGCTCCGTGCGGCCCTGTCGGCTCTCGGACCGCGGCGATGA